The Geotalea uraniireducens Rf4 genome window below encodes:
- a CDS encoding B12-binding domain-containing radical SAM protein, with protein sequence MRILLVNPPSTGVFTTFGVSLPPMGLLYIAACLEQAGHTVQVKDLQIEPDGLCAFDVKAADLVGITSDTTRIEKAMLIARQAAALGRPVVMGGPHPQFMADEILRTGHVQYIIKGEGELTFPRLVEALERREEPAAVDGIIFRDGKTLVETPNGATPDVELLPLPARHLLDLNRYSAVVDGVLLTPVVTSRGCPGGCSFCSSSNFFGRGWRSRSPESVLAELDEVYTRYGFRAVAFVDDNFSLSPERVIGIAEGIRERGFDLKWWNFSRVDTIVRNPQMVRAMSAAGAKTIFLGIESAGAEALQMLGKKGQGDETAAAVKLLQENGIEVFGSYILGHLNESRKDIERTIDLAVKLNTNVAQFSILTPYPGTALYEEVKERIFVKRWKFYDALHLVFRHPRINRHLLQFLLIKAYIRFYRRSTKAVDDFKDYGKKQDFRLKKMLACAFDLFF encoded by the coding sequence ATGAGGATTCTCCTGGTAAATCCGCCGTCCACCGGTGTGTTTACCACCTTCGGCGTGAGTCTGCCGCCTATGGGGCTGCTCTACATCGCCGCCTGCCTTGAGCAGGCCGGTCATACGGTGCAGGTAAAAGACCTGCAGATCGAGCCTGACGGGCTTTGTGCCTTCGACGTCAAGGCCGCCGACCTGGTCGGCATTACCTCGGACACCACCCGCATAGAAAAGGCCATGCTCATTGCCCGGCAGGCAGCAGCCCTGGGACGTCCGGTGGTGATGGGTGGGCCCCATCCCCAGTTCATGGCCGATGAGATCCTCCGCACCGGTCATGTCCAGTACATAATCAAAGGGGAGGGGGAACTCACCTTTCCCCGCCTGGTCGAGGCATTGGAACGGCGCGAGGAGCCGGCGGCGGTTGACGGCATTATCTTTCGTGACGGCAAAACCCTGGTGGAAACGCCCAACGGCGCTACGCCCGATGTGGAGCTGCTCCCATTGCCCGCCCGCCACCTCCTGGACCTGAACCGATACAGCGCTGTTGTCGACGGTGTTCTTCTGACGCCGGTGGTGACGAGCCGCGGTTGTCCCGGTGGCTGCTCTTTCTGTTCCTCTTCAAACTTTTTCGGCCGTGGCTGGCGCAGCCGTAGTCCCGAGTCGGTGCTGGCCGAGCTGGACGAGGTTTACACCCGCTACGGTTTCCGGGCGGTTGCTTTTGTCGACGACAACTTCAGCCTTTCGCCCGAACGGGTCATCGGCATTGCCGAGGGTATCCGCGAACGTGGCTTTGACCTGAAATGGTGGAATTTTTCCCGTGTCGATACCATTGTCAGAAACCCGCAGATGGTGCGGGCCATGTCTGCCGCCGGGGCAAAGACCATATTCCTCGGCATCGAGAGCGCCGGAGCCGAAGCGCTGCAAATGCTCGGCAAAAAAGGGCAGGGGGATGAGACCGCCGCAGCGGTAAAGCTGTTGCAGGAAAACGGCATCGAGGTGTTCGGCAGCTACATACTCGGCCATCTTAACGAGAGCCGCAAAGACATTGAACGAACCATCGATCTGGCGGTCAAGCTCAACACCAACGTTGCCCAGTTCTCCATCCTGACCCCCTATCCCGGCACCGCACTTTACGAGGAGGTGAAGGAGCGGATATTCGTCAAACGCTGGAAATTTTATGATGCGCTTCATCTCGTCTTCCGCCACCCGCGCATCAACCGCCATCTGCTCCAGTTTTTGCTCATCAAGGCATACATCAGGTTTTACCGGCGATCGACAAAAGCGGTGGACGATTTTAAGGATTACGGCAAAAAACAGGACTTCAGGCTGAAAAAAATGCTGGCCTGTGCATTCGATCTTTTTTTCTAG
- a CDS encoding radical SAM protein yields MLQSLKNYSTEKIISLLLSLATSSSNETLARMTYLMELIPKKDYYRERIRWMRQLIRDNHPSMEFPRRILRDLHPNQRDKWITNLAVNHLLSGTNKRKTWADREGYYPPSTVVISPTMKCNLSCYGCYAGDYQKSLELSLEEIDSVLMQMKEMGVYFAVISGGEPFFKDDIFEIFKKHSDMAFLVFTHGGLIDERMVERLIEVGNVMPAFSLEGYEKETDERRGAGHFRKVMHAMDLLRAAGLSFCGSFTQTNKNTGIITDGSYIDMLVEKGCFALWLFSYVPVGRKPEIGLMPTPEQRDFMRRSTAEFRATKPMLFIDFWNDGPMISGCLAGGRKYFHINANGDIEPCVFCHFAVDNIRRTSIKEALRSPLFRKIREKQGEHDNLLRPCMLIDHPEVGRELFGTEGAYSTHDGAAEIFTDLAREMDDYAGRYGEIADPAWEREFAAEVGQTKRAGDVKG; encoded by the coding sequence ATGCTCCAGAGCCTGAAAAATTACTCGACGGAAAAAATAATTTCGCTGCTCCTTTCTTTGGCGACCAGTTCGTCCAATGAAACCCTGGCGCGGATGACCTACCTTATGGAACTCATCCCGAAGAAGGATTATTACCGGGAGCGGATCAGGTGGATGCGGCAGCTTATCCGTGACAACCACCCGAGCATGGAGTTTCCGCGCCGCATACTGCGCGATCTTCATCCGAACCAGCGCGACAAGTGGATCACCAATCTGGCGGTCAACCACCTCCTCTCCGGCACCAACAAGCGTAAGACGTGGGCGGACCGGGAGGGATACTACCCCCCTTCGACGGTGGTCATCAGCCCCACCATGAAGTGCAACCTTTCCTGTTACGGATGCTATGCCGGCGATTATCAGAAATCCCTGGAACTCTCCCTGGAAGAGATCGACTCGGTGTTGATGCAGATGAAGGAGATGGGGGTCTATTTTGCCGTCATTTCCGGTGGCGAGCCGTTTTTTAAGGATGACATCTTCGAGATTTTCAAGAAACATTCGGACATGGCGTTTCTCGTCTTTACCCATGGCGGGCTGATCGACGAACGGATGGTGGAGCGCCTGATCGAGGTGGGTAACGTGATGCCCGCCTTTTCCCTCGAAGGGTATGAAAAGGAAACCGACGAGCGGCGCGGCGCCGGGCATTTCCGGAAGGTGATGCACGCCATGGACCTCCTGCGTGCAGCCGGCCTCTCCTTTTGCGGCTCCTTCACCCAGACGAATAAAAATACCGGCATCATCACCGACGGCAGCTACATCGACATGCTGGTGGAAAAGGGATGTTTTGCCCTCTGGCTCTTTTCCTACGTGCCGGTGGGACGGAAGCCGGAGATAGGGCTGATGCCCACTCCGGAGCAGCGCGATTTCATGCGGCGCAGCACAGCCGAATTCCGTGCAACAAAGCCGATGCTCTTCATCGACTTCTGGAATGACGGGCCGATGATCAGCGGCTGCCTTGCCGGCGGTCGCAAATACTTCCATATTAATGCCAACGGTGACATCGAGCCGTGCGTCTTCTGCCACTTTGCCGTGGACAACATCCGCCGCACCTCCATCAAGGAGGCCTTGAGGTCGCCGCTGTTTCGCAAAATCAGGGAGAAGCAGGGTGAACACGACAATCTGCTGCGGCCGTGCATGCTCATCGACCACCCGGAAGTGGGGCGTGAATTGTTCGGCACGGAGGGGGCCTATTCGACCCACGACGGTGCTGCCGAGATTTTTACAGATCTGGCGCGGGAAATGGACGATTACGCAGGCCGCTACGGCGAGATTGCCGACCCTGCCTGGGAGCGGGAATTTGCCGCTGAAGTCGGGCAGACGAAGCGGGCCGGTGACGTCAAGGGATGA
- a CDS encoding glycosyltransferase family 2 protein, with protein MAICVIVPAYNAGKTIAAVAEEALNSGFPLLVVDDGSTDATVARIEHLPLNILTHRQNLGKGAALRTGFAWALMHGYEGVVTIDADGQHDVAAIRLLAEAAREKGFDILIASRFSQFEQMAGLRSFWNRFGVWCMRKRTGFEISDSQSGFRYYSARLLRGVELAASGYDLEMEILMKAWRGGFMIGSLPIAARVADGRATSHYRPVRDTWNICMTFLKYMRT; from the coding sequence GTGGCAATCTGCGTAATCGTTCCGGCCTATAACGCCGGGAAAACCATTGCCGCCGTGGCTGAAGAAGCGCTCAATTCCGGGTTTCCGCTCCTGGTCGTCGATGACGGCTCAACGGATGCTACCGTTGCACGCATAGAGCACCTGCCGCTGAACATCCTCACCCACCGGCAGAACCTCGGCAAAGGGGCGGCCCTCAGAACCGGCTTTGCCTGGGCGCTTATGCATGGGTATGAAGGGGTGGTGACCATTGATGCCGACGGCCAGCACGACGTTGCCGCCATTCGGCTGCTGGCTGAAGCCGCAAGGGAAAAGGGGTTTGACATCCTCATCGCTTCCCGCTTTTCCCAGTTCGAGCAGATGGCCGGCCTGCGCAGTTTCTGGAACCGTTTTGGTGTCTGGTGCATGAGGAAGCGGACCGGCTTCGAGATAAGCGACAGCCAGTCCGGGTTCCGCTATTACTCTGCCAGGTTGTTGCGAGGCGTGGAGCTTGCCGCTTCCGGTTACGACTTGGAGATGGAGATCCTCATGAAGGCCTGGCGCGGCGGATTCATGATCGGTTCCCTGCCGATAGCAGCGCGTGTGGCCGATGGCCGCGCCACAAGCCATTACCGGCCGGTGCGCGATACCTGGAATATCTGCATGACTTTTTTGAAATACATGAGAACTTAA
- a CDS encoding polysaccharide deacetylase family protein, producing the protein MTIDVEDWYHVCCGDAEPVVPAGKRRVRQNIERILAMLAEFGVKATFFMLGSVAEEEPLLVPMIVAAGHEVSSHGYSHTLVPLLGPKKFRDEIRRTAEIIGTQAGCKPVGFRAPQWSLGPETPWALDILHEEGCLYDSSYNPLPFIGDRRGARTPFSIATSAGSIFELPPMVTPSPICNLPTGGGWGFRFFSLSMISRTVKKLNDAGMPAVLYLHPREMEAFGPRLSLSPLKSFAAYGTRSDAEGRLRHLLQNFRFRTMRQLVATWQSA; encoded by the coding sequence TTGACTATTGATGTTGAAGACTGGTATCACGTTTGCTGTGGCGACGCGGAGCCCGTTGTTCCCGCAGGAAAAAGGCGGGTACGGCAGAATATCGAGCGGATACTGGCGATGTTGGCTGAATTTGGTGTGAAGGCCACTTTCTTCATGCTTGGGTCGGTTGCGGAAGAAGAGCCGTTGCTGGTCCCCATGATAGTTGCCGCGGGCCATGAAGTATCCTCTCACGGTTATTCCCACACCCTGGTACCGCTTCTCGGGCCGAAGAAATTCCGGGACGAGATTCGACGCACGGCTGAAATAATCGGAACGCAGGCCGGATGCAAACCGGTCGGTTTCAGGGCGCCCCAATGGTCGCTTGGCCCTGAAACTCCGTGGGCGCTGGATATTTTGCATGAGGAAGGTTGCTTGTACGATTCAAGTTATAACCCGCTTCCATTCATCGGCGACCGCCGGGGGGCGCGCACTCCGTTTTCGATTGCGACCTCCGCTGGGAGTATTTTCGAGCTGCCGCCGATGGTGACCCCATCTCCCATCTGCAACCTGCCGACCGGCGGCGGGTGGGGTTTCAGGTTCTTTTCCCTGTCGATGATAAGCCGCACCGTGAAAAAGCTCAATGATGCCGGAATGCCGGCAGTGCTCTATCTGCACCCCCGGGAGATGGAGGCTTTTGGCCCGCGGCTCAGTCTTTCGCCCCTGAAATCCTTTGCCGCCTACGGAACCAGGAGCGATGCAGAGGGACGGCTCAGGCATCTTTTGCAAAATTTCAGATTCCGTACCATGAGGCAGCTGGTGGCAACGTGGCAATCTGCGTAA
- the mltG gene encoding endolytic transglycosylase MltG: MSLLLVTGLLLLAPVLRFAFFLTTSAGDGRNVQMLDIGHGSSPGKMAADLETKKIISSARLFTLYTRFSGADARLKAGLYQFNDGMKPTEIVHKMVAGDVYLRLFALPEGYSTYQAAELLQSRRFFSKESFLKQCVNRKLLAELGIPGKSVEGYLYPGAYNIPPNMDEAELIRQMVRKFNEVYADKFDDRAKKLAMNRHKVLTLASMIEKEAVDPSERPIISAVFYNRLKKGMRLQSDPTAVYGVRAFAGKVSKQDIMRHSDYNTYLINGIPPGPIGNPSSAAIEAVLSPAQCDYLYFVAKKDGNHFFSKNLEEHNQAVNRYLKSSAAAPPATQHIAGYTNDQPNLTGRR; this comes from the coding sequence TTGAGCCTGCTTCTGGTTACCGGATTATTACTACTTGCGCCGGTTTTACGATTCGCATTTTTCCTCACCACATCTGCCGGCGACGGCAGGAACGTGCAGATGCTGGACATCGGCCACGGTTCAAGTCCGGGGAAAATGGCTGCTGACCTCGAAACGAAGAAAATCATCTCCAGCGCCAGGCTGTTTACCCTCTACACCCGATTCAGCGGCGCCGACGCCAGATTGAAAGCCGGACTTTACCAGTTCAACGACGGCATGAAACCAACGGAAATCGTGCATAAGATGGTGGCCGGAGATGTTTACCTCCGTCTCTTTGCCCTGCCCGAAGGATACTCCACATACCAGGCGGCGGAACTGCTCCAGTCCCGCAGGTTTTTCAGCAAGGAATCGTTCCTCAAGCAGTGCGTAAACAGGAAACTACTCGCTGAACTCGGCATTCCGGGCAAAAGCGTTGAAGGCTACCTCTATCCCGGCGCCTACAACATCCCCCCGAACATGGACGAAGCTGAGCTGATCCGGCAGATGGTGCGGAAGTTCAACGAGGTGTATGCGGACAAGTTCGACGACCGGGCAAAAAAACTGGCAATGAACCGCCATAAAGTTCTGACCCTGGCCTCGATGATTGAGAAGGAGGCAGTCGACCCCTCCGAGCGCCCCATCATCTCTGCCGTCTTTTACAACCGGCTGAAAAAGGGGATGCGGCTGCAGAGCGACCCGACCGCTGTCTACGGTGTGCGTGCATTTGCCGGCAAGGTGTCGAAGCAGGACATCATGCGTCACTCCGATTACAACACCTATCTGATAAACGGTATCCCCCCGGGACCCATAGGCAATCCGAGCAGCGCGGCCATCGAAGCGGTTCTCAGCCCGGCCCAATGCGACTACCTCTACTTCGTGGCGAAAAAGGACGGCAATCACTTTTTTTCCAAAAACCTGGAAGAACATAACCAGGCAGTGAACCGATATCTGAAATCTTCCGCAGCCGCTCCTCCAGCAACGCAACACATCGCGGGGTACACGAATGACCAGCCGAATCTTACTGGCAGAAGATAA
- a CDS encoding response regulator: MTSRILLAEDNEQLAQMLQTFLAAQGLDVLVAKSGVEALRLIASGNVDLLLLDLKLPELSGVEVLQKLRKSPQWAKLPVIVMTGVYKGEKYAEGARKLGVNHYLEKPFSRQAFLHAVQSTLAEIPGKTEAPKLLDHLIDIYDKGKSGLLTLPQGIQVSFFNGEPFSFLSKGKRDFAAFLVSAGKIGQEDLKLFVDNNEERLFFTQAGLLTYEDLVDESRRFLSGTLTASLMEEAVTTFSEGTCNAELPLVPLSLPRLIYQAAKDGAGRFDADRFLAKFGCRYPARTRLFFRRTNLTTMRKGDIELLELVDSRRSLNDIVAAGEARNESAAFFSFLFSLGMIAFHEAPSPDEEPDFPQKNLFNRPFEELKTAEEFKVGFDDLVEEVSNSVELVVGIEGMAAPLSSDEINFEQAVQRDYAAIQDKNYYGIFGLTRNNFSFNALKEAYFAKTRQYTPEKFMELSGTTMNIAQDILSHYANAYNTLSNVVAKERYDEMLNADTTMGLDGKQDDKLQARIQFQSGNVFLEMEEFENAEKALQEAYTLEPDNALHCAILAWAIYRNPANRSSRASQEKAKMLLAKSLQIEKCAEAFALRGWMLIDEGREGLAEGEFQKALKINPKDKNARDGLRQIAGKRETEKKGLFRRIFR, translated from the coding sequence ATGACCAGCCGAATCTTACTGGCAGAAGATAACGAACAGCTGGCGCAGATGCTGCAAACGTTCCTCGCCGCACAGGGGCTCGATGTCCTGGTGGCGAAGAGCGGCGTCGAGGCCCTGCGGCTCATCGCTTCCGGCAACGTGGACCTGCTCCTCCTCGACCTCAAACTGCCCGAACTGAGCGGCGTTGAGGTCCTGCAAAAGCTGCGCAAATCGCCCCAATGGGCAAAGCTTCCGGTAATCGTCATGACGGGTGTTTACAAGGGGGAAAAATACGCAGAGGGGGCTCGCAAACTGGGGGTAAACCACTACCTGGAAAAGCCATTTTCTCGCCAGGCGTTTCTGCATGCCGTCCAGTCAACCCTTGCGGAAATTCCGGGCAAGACAGAGGCGCCGAAACTGCTGGACCACCTTATCGACATATACGACAAGGGGAAAAGCGGTCTCCTCACCCTGCCGCAGGGCATCCAGGTCTCTTTTTTCAACGGCGAGCCGTTCTCGTTCCTGTCAAAGGGGAAAAGAGATTTTGCCGCATTCCTCGTTTCCGCGGGGAAGATCGGCCAGGAAGACCTGAAACTCTTTGTCGACAACAACGAGGAGCGCCTCTTCTTCACCCAGGCCGGTCTTCTCACCTACGAGGACCTGGTGGATGAATCACGCCGCTTTCTGTCCGGCACGCTCACGGCCTCGTTGATGGAAGAAGCCGTTACAACCTTCAGCGAAGGGACCTGCAACGCCGAACTCCCGCTCGTCCCCCTTTCCCTGCCGCGGCTTATCTACCAAGCCGCCAAAGATGGCGCGGGCCGCTTCGATGCAGACCGTTTCCTGGCGAAATTCGGCTGCCGTTACCCCGCCCGCACCAGGCTTTTCTTCCGCCGCACCAACCTGACCACCATGCGTAAGGGGGATATCGAACTGTTGGAGCTGGTCGATTCACGCCGCTCCCTTAACGATATCGTTGCCGCCGGCGAGGCACGAAACGAGTCCGCCGCCTTCTTCAGCTTTCTCTTCTCCCTCGGCATGATAGCCTTCCATGAGGCGCCTTCGCCCGATGAAGAACCGGACTTCCCGCAGAAGAACCTCTTCAACCGTCCCTTTGAAGAGCTGAAAACAGCGGAGGAATTCAAGGTCGGCTTTGACGACCTGGTGGAGGAAGTCTCAAACTCGGTGGAACTCGTGGTCGGAATCGAAGGGATGGCCGCCCCCCTCTCCTCCGACGAGATCAATTTCGAACAGGCCGTCCAGCGCGACTATGCCGCCATCCAGGACAAAAACTATTACGGGATTTTCGGCCTCACCCGGAACAACTTCAGTTTCAACGCCTTGAAAGAGGCATACTTTGCCAAGACCCGCCAGTACACGCCGGAAAAATTCATGGAACTTTCCGGGACGACCATGAACATCGCCCAGGACATCCTCTCCCATTACGCCAACGCCTACAACACCCTCTCCAACGTGGTGGCCAAGGAACGTTACGACGAAATGCTCAACGCCGATACCACCATGGGGCTTGACGGCAAGCAGGACGACAAGCTCCAGGCGAGGATCCAGTTCCAGTCGGGTAATGTTTTCCTGGAGATGGAGGAGTTCGAAAACGCCGAAAAGGCGCTCCAGGAAGCCTACACGCTGGAACCGGACAACGCCCTGCATTGCGCCATCCTCGCCTGGGCAATCTACAGGAACCCGGCAAACAGAAGCTCCCGCGCCTCCCAGGAAAAGGCGAAAATGCTTTTGGCCAAATCGCTGCAGATCGAGAAGTGCGCAGAGGCTTTCGCCTTGCGCGGCTGGATGCTGATCGACGAAGGTCGCGAGGGACTGGCAGAGGGTGAATTCCAAAAAGCGCTCAAGATCAATCCGAAGGACAAGAACGCCCGCGACGGTCTCAGACAGATCGCCGGAAAACGCGAAACGGAAAAGAAGGGGCTGTTCAGAAGGATTTTCAGATGA
- a CDS encoding aminotransferase, with product MKFPISDHIRKVHFPPISEVKGWLAGAAQDYPLIDLCQAVPDYPPAQELTKHLAELLMDPLTSKYSPDEGLQEVREAVCARYERKYGAIMNPRQLCLTIGASQAFWLAMVTLCREGDEVIVQLPAYFDHPMALEMLGIRPVFAPFDEASGGLPSVPAIETLITPRTRAILLVTPSNPTGVVTPPATIHELARLAARHGIALVLDETYCEFIAGGARPHDLFADHHWGDHFVHIASFGKTYALTGYRAGMLAASEEFIHHALKAQDTMAVCQPRITQQAVCYGVDNLDDWVRENRIMMERRHDRFCAEFNRSGNPFRLVASGTFFGWIRHPFPERTGREVARMLVEEVGLLTLPGEVFGPGLTDYLRLAFGNIREEIIPEAVDRFRGFSP from the coding sequence ATGAAATTCCCCATATCAGACCATATCCGCAAGGTGCATTTTCCTCCCATTTCCGAAGTGAAGGGGTGGCTTGCCGGCGCAGCCCAAGACTATCCCCTTATCGATCTCTGTCAGGCGGTTCCCGATTATCCTCCTGCACAAGAGCTGACCAAGCATCTGGCAGAGTTGCTTATGGACCCGCTCACCTCGAAATACTCCCCCGATGAGGGACTGCAGGAGGTGCGCGAGGCGGTCTGTGCCCGCTACGAACGGAAGTACGGCGCCATCATGAATCCCCGCCAGCTCTGCCTTACCATCGGCGCCAGCCAGGCGTTCTGGCTCGCCATGGTGACCCTCTGCAGGGAGGGGGATGAGGTGATCGTCCAGCTCCCCGCCTACTTCGACCACCCCATGGCCCTGGAAATGCTCGGTATCCGTCCGGTTTTCGCCCCGTTCGACGAGGCGTCGGGCGGGTTGCCGTCGGTCCCGGCAATCGAGACGCTCATCACACCCCGCACCAGGGCCATACTCCTTGTTACCCCGAGCAACCCCACCGGCGTAGTGACGCCTCCTGCCACCATCCATGAGCTGGCCCGCCTGGCTGCCCGGCACGGCATTGCGCTCGTCCTGGACGAGACCTACTGCGAATTCATCGCCGGCGGCGCCCGGCCCCACGATCTCTTTGCCGATCACCATTGGGGCGACCACTTCGTCCATATCGCCTCATTCGGCAAGACCTACGCCCTGACCGGCTATCGGGCCGGAATGCTCGCCGCTTCGGAGGAGTTCATCCACCATGCCCTCAAAGCCCAGGATACCATGGCGGTATGCCAGCCGAGAATCACCCAGCAGGCCGTATGCTACGGGGTGGACAACCTCGACGACTGGGTCAGGGAAAACAGGATCATGATGGAACGCCGCCATGATCGCTTCTGCGCCGAGTTCAACCGGTCGGGGAACCCTTTCCGTCTTGTGGCGAGCGGGACGTTTTTCGGCTGGATCCGCCATCCGTTCCCGGAGCGCACCGGCAGGGAGGTGGCGAGAATGTTGGTGGAGGAGGTCGGGTTGCTGACGCTTCCCGGCGAGGTGTTCGGTCCCGGACTCACCGATTATCTGCGCCTTGCCTTCGGCAATATCAGAGAGGAGATTATTCCCGAGGCGGTGGACAGGTTTCGCGGCTTTTCGCCATGA
- a CDS encoding undecaprenyl-diphosphate phosphatase — MTILESIILGVVEGLSEFLPISSTGHLILASALLKIKQTDAHKVFEVTIQSGAILAVVYIYRKQLASRSDLLLKVCAAFIPTGVLGYLLYKTVKSFFQPSMVSYMLIAGGIAFLAIERHLKNRSSAGEGLQDISYGKALLIGIIQSLSMIPGVSRSGATIMGGLLVGMDRKAAAEFSFLLAIPTMLAATAFDIYKNFGIFSFGDWQNILAGFVTSFIFAVIGIKALLKFITGHTFVPFAIYRIAAGVLFLLFLP; from the coding sequence TTGACTATTCTTGAATCTATCATACTCGGTGTCGTGGAGGGATTGAGCGAATTCCTCCCCATCTCTTCCACCGGGCACCTCATCCTCGCGTCCGCCCTGTTGAAAATCAAACAGACCGATGCCCACAAGGTATTCGAGGTTACGATCCAGTCGGGGGCCATACTGGCGGTTGTCTACATCTACCGCAAGCAGCTCGCATCCCGATCGGACCTGCTTCTGAAGGTTTGCGCCGCATTCATTCCCACGGGGGTCTTAGGCTATCTCCTTTACAAGACCGTCAAATCATTCTTCCAGCCATCGATGGTGAGTTACATGCTGATCGCAGGGGGGATTGCGTTTTTAGCCATTGAAAGGCATCTGAAGAACCGCTCCTCTGCTGGGGAGGGTCTCCAGGACATCTCCTACGGGAAGGCCTTGCTCATAGGGATCATCCAGAGCCTTTCCATGATCCCGGGGGTATCCCGCTCCGGAGCTACCATCATGGGCGGGCTTTTGGTCGGCATGGACAGGAAGGCTGCCGCAGAGTTCTCCTTTCTCCTCGCCATCCCCACCATGCTCGCGGCCACCGCCTTCGACATATACAAGAACTTCGGCATCTTCAGCTTTGGAGATTGGCAAAACATCCTCGCCGGCTTCGTAACCTCCTTTATCTTTGCCGTTATCGGCATTAAGGCGCTCCTGAAATTCATCACCGGCCATACATTCGTGCCGTTCGCCATCTACAGGATCGCCGCAGGGGTCCTGTTCCTCCTGTTTCTGCCGTAG
- the phnD gene encoding phosphate/phosphite/phosphonate ABC transporter substrate-binding protein, producing MGNKFIIISCILLLSLHSSGKNGFAADKPVVHFGINLRYNPVILYKRYQPLMDYLTQNSPYRFELKISRDYQEAVKFLKEGRTQISSLGDGAFIEAILLHGAVPIVKPLNKDGKPFYRCAIIVPRNSALNSLQNLRGKSIALGSYHSTTGNLIPRYLLAVNGINLQGIGSVASLKNHDAVTKAILKGQYDAGAVKDVFAEKYGEYGLRVLAYSDPIPSVPLVVRNNAPREFVKAVTEALLKLDPRNPAHQKLMENWDEEYKHGFVSADISGYREIFRMFRSIPNGCGMRCHR from the coding sequence ATGGGAAACAAATTCATCATTATCTCCTGCATTCTCCTGCTCAGTCTGCATTCCAGCGGAAAGAACGGCTTCGCTGCCGACAAGCCGGTAGTTCATTTCGGCATTAATTTACGTTACAACCCTGTGATTCTCTACAAGCGCTATCAGCCGCTCATGGATTATCTCACACAGAACTCGCCGTACAGATTCGAATTGAAAATCAGCCGCGATTACCAGGAAGCCGTCAAGTTCCTGAAAGAAGGAAGAACCCAGATAAGTTCCTTGGGGGATGGCGCTTTCATCGAAGCCATCCTGCTTCATGGCGCAGTTCCCATTGTCAAGCCGCTCAATAAGGACGGAAAGCCCTTCTACCGATGCGCTATCATCGTCCCGCGCAATTCCGCTCTTAATTCCCTTCAGAACCTGCGCGGCAAAAGCATCGCCCTTGGATCATACCATTCAACTACAGGCAACCTTATCCCCAGATATCTTCTTGCGGTTAACGGTATAAACTTGCAAGGCATTGGCTCTGTCGCATCCCTGAAGAACCACGATGCAGTGACCAAGGCAATCCTGAAGGGACAATATGACGCGGGTGCTGTCAAGGATGTCTTTGCTGAAAAATACGGGGAATACGGCCTGCGGGTCTTGGCCTACTCCGACCCCATTCCTTCCGTGCCTCTAGTGGTAAGAAACAATGCACCCCGTGAGTTTGTAAAGGCGGTCACCGAAGCCCTTTTGAAACTCGATCCGCGCAATCCCGCCCATCAAAAGCTCATGGAGAACTGGGACGAAGAATACAAACACGGCTTCGTCTCCGCAGACATCTCAGGCTACCGGGAAATCTTCAGGATGTTTCGCTCGATTCCGAACGGTTGCGGCATGAGGTGTCACCGGTGA